The proteins below come from a single Miscanthus floridulus cultivar M001 chromosome 1, ASM1932011v1, whole genome shotgun sequence genomic window:
- the LOC136509882 gene encoding DEAD-box ATP-dependent RNA helicase 10-like yields MANGDAAVEAVGNGKEEPAARQASTFAELGICAELVEACDAMGWKEPTRIQAEAIPHALQGKDLIALAQTGSGKTGAFALPILQELLSNRQAEQSFFACVLSPTRELAIQIAEQFEALGSAIGLRCSVLVGGVDRVQQVLSIGKRPHIVVGTPGRLLDHLTETKGFSLKKIKYLVLDEADKLLNVEFEKSLDDILREIPKDRRTFLFSATMTKKVNKLQRACLRNPAKVEAASKYSTVDSLKQEFYFVPADDKDCYLLHVLNERQDSMIMVFVRTCESTRLLALMLRNLGLKAMSISGQMSQDKRLGALNRFKAKACNILICTDVASRGLDIQGVDMVINYDIPMNSKDYVHRVGRTARAGRSGYAVSLVNQYEAQWFVLIEKLLGKQIDQRKVDRDEVMILKGPISDAKRIALTKLKDSGGHKKRRKVGDDDEEVEDHSHSKRPKSFKKSNRR; encoded by the exons ATGGCGAACGGGGACGCGGCCGTGGAGGCCGTCGGGAACGGGAAGGAGGAGCCGGCGGCTCGCCAGGCTTCGACGTTCGCGGAGCTGGGTATCTGCGCGGAGCTGGTGGAGGCGTGCGACGCCATGGGGTGGAAGGAGCCCACCAGGATTCAGGCCGAGGCCATCCCCCACGCGCTCCAAG GGAAGGACCTCATCGCGCTGGCGCAGACGGGGTCCGGGAAGACGGGCGCGTTCGCGCTGCCCATCCTGCAGGAGCTGCTCAGCAACCGGCAGGCCGAGCAGTCTTTCTTCGCTTGCGTGCTCTCGCCAACGAG AGAACTGGCGATTCAGATCGCGGAGCAGTTTGAGGCGCTCGGATCAGCTATTGGTTTGCGTTGCTCAGTG CTTGTTGGAGGAGTGGATCGGGTGCAACAAGTGTTATCCATTGGAAAACGTCCGCACATTGTG GTTGGAACTCCTGGCCGTCTTTTGGACCATTTGACAGAGACTAAAGGTTTTAGTCTTAAGAAAATCAAGTATTTG GTATTGGATGAAGCCGATAAGTTACTTAATGTGGAGTTTGAGAAATCCCTCGATGACATTCTGAGAGAGATCCCTAAAGACAGGAGGACTTTCCTTTTCTCAGCAACTATGACCAAAAAG GTAAATAAGCTGCAACGTGCTTGCCTCAGGAATCCTGCTAAG GTTGAAGCGGCCTCCAAATATTCTACAGTAGATTCACTTAAACAAGAGTTCTATTTTGTTCCTGCAGATGACAAG GATTGCTATCTTCTTCATGTTCTGAATGAGAGGCAAGACAGCATGATCATGGTCTTTGTGCGCACATGTGAATCTACTAGGCTCCTTGCTCTTATGCTGAGGAATCTTGGTTTGAAAGCTATGTCTATCAGTGGCCAGATGAGTCAG GACAAGAGACTAGGTGCTTTGAACAGGTTCAAAGCGAAAGCTTGCAATATCCTTATTTGCACTGATGTAGCAAGTCGTGGCCTTGACATTCAAGGAGTTGATATGGTCATCAATTATGATATTCCAATGAATTCTAAG GATTATGTTCATCGGGTGGGTAGGACCGCACGTGCAGGTCGGTCAGGATATGCTGTATCTTTGGTGAATCAATATGAAGCCCAGTGGTTCGTGCTGATCGAGAAGCTCCTTG GCAAGCAAATTGACCAGCGTAAGGTGGACAGAGATGAAGTCATGATACTTAAAGGGCCCATATCCGATGCAAAGAGAATTGCACTTACG AAATTGAAGGATTCCGGCGGCCACAAGAAGCGGAGAAAGGTGGGAGATGACGACGAAGAGGTGGAAGATCATTCTCATTCTAAGAGACCGAAATCCTTCAAGAAATCAAACAGACGATGA
- the LOC136509887 gene encoding probable long-chain-alcohol O-fatty-acyltransferase 4, with product MGMATALMDGEVGALVKVSAAVWVAMSYARLAAARLRPGAPRLLALLPVVALLCAIPFAFSTSTFRGTSAFFLAWLGSFKLLLLAAGIGPLDPSLRPSHFVCSASLPVKLRRQSKEKSQAPVRGPARILLSGAVIPGVIYAYQFKSSMSRYQLLVLYTFHIYFSLDLLLVTVHTVIHDLLGMEMEPQVDRPYLASSLRDFWGRRWNLMVPSILRPSVFRPVRALLGSAAGVLATFLVSGLMHELMFYYIMWRTPSGEVTAFFLLHGACAAAEGWWASHAGWWRPPRAAAVPLTLAFVAGTGFWLFFPAMVKGGLDEMVLQECQGMVVLMEQAARRLAGATDLVSSTM from the coding sequence ATGGGCATGGCGACGGCGCTAATGGACGGTGAGGTCGGCGCTCTCGTCAAGGTCTCCGCGGCGGTGTGGGTGGCGATGTCGTACGCCCGCCTCGCCGCGGCGCGTCTCCGGCCAGGCGCGCCTCGCCTCCTGGCGCTCCTGCCCGTCGTCGCGCTCCTCTGCGCGATCCCCTTCGCCTTCTCGACGTCCACGTTCCGCGGCACCTCGGCCTTCTTCCTCGCCTGGCTCGGCTCcttcaagctgctcctcctcgccgccggcaTTGGGCCCCTCGACCCTTCCCTCCGCCCCTCCCACTTCGTCTGCTCGGCCTCCCTCCCCGTCAAGCTCCGGCGGCAGTCCAAAGAGAAGAGCCAAGCCCCCGTCCGTGGCCCAGCGAGGATACTCCTCTCCGGCGCCGTCATCCCGGGCGTCATCTACGCGTACCAGTTCAAGAGCTCGATGAGCAGGTACCAGCTCCTCGTCCTCTACACCTTTCACATATACTTCTCGCTGGATCTCCTCCTCGTCACCGTCCACACCGTGATCCACGACCTGCTCGGGATGGAGATGGAGCCGCAGGTGGACCGCCCTTACCTGGCCTCGTCGCTGCGTGACTTCTGGGGCCGGCGGTGGAACCTCATGGTGCCGTCCATCCTCCGGCCGTCGGTGTTCCGCCCCGTCCGCGCGCTCCTCGGCAGCGCGGCCGGCGTCCTGGCGACGTTCCTCGTGTCCGGCCTCATGCACGAGCTCATGTTCTACTACATCATGTGGAGAACGCCGAGCGGCGAGGTGACCGCCTTCTTCCTCCTGCACGGGGCGTGCGCGGCCGCCGAAGGATGGTGGGCGTCGCATGCCGGGTGGTGGCGCCCGCCGCGGGCCGCCGCCGTGCCGCTCACGCTGGCCTTCGTGGCCGGGACGGGGTTCTGGCTCTTCTTCCCGGCCATGGTCAAGGGCGGCCTTGACGAGATGGTGCTGCAGGAGTGCCAGGGCATGGTGGTGCTCATGGAGCAGGCCGCCCGGCGGCTCGCCGGCGCCACAGATCTCGTCTCGTCAACCATGTGA